Proteins from a single region of Apium graveolens cultivar Ventura chromosome 7, ASM990537v1, whole genome shotgun sequence:
- the LOC141674721 gene encoding putative CCR4-associated factor 1 homolog 10 — translation MNTFSSKNSRVVIREVWEYNLESEFAILYNSVKRYSFVSVDTEYPGVIYHPVVKNNVRATHLSPSQSYLSMKVNVDGTKIIQLGLTLSDANGNLPHLGTDSCYVWQFNFKEFDLNKDLSNPDSIELLKQQGIDFLKNKEQGISAAKFSRFFFLCFGPGRMFCNPTENLKITWVTFHGTYDLAYLLTLIMQSKLPNDLTTFIRLLNYYFGVCVYDLKVMLKFQGLHGGLKRMAEILGVDRVAGNHHQAGSDSLLTMQMFMKAKDKYFSGNNLNKLSHFTYMLFGLNLKSASTIFAPYMPVILNHQYHYFY, via the coding sequence ATGAATACTTTTTCGTCCAAGAATTCTCGTGTTGTTATTCGTGAAGTTTGGGAATATAATCTCGAAAGTGAATTTGCTATATTATATAATAGTGTGAAAAGATATTCTTTTGTCTCGGTCGATACTGAATATCCTGGCGTTATTTATCATCCCGTTGTCAAAAATAATGTTCGTGCCACTCATCTTTCTCCGTCACAAAGTTATTTGTCGATGAAAGTTAATGTGGATGGTACAAAAATAATTCAACTTGGGTTAACATTGTCAGATGCCAATGGAAATCTTCCTCACTTGGGTACGGATTCATGTTACGTGTGGCAGTTTAATTTCAAGGAGTTCGATTTAAATAAAGATCTCTCAAATCCGGACTCAATTGAGTTACTTAAACAACAAGGAATCGATTTCTTGAAAAATAAGGAACAAGGCATAAGTGCAGCAAAATTTTCGAGGTTCTTCTTCTTGTGTTTTGGACCAGGACGTATGTTTTGTAATCCAACCGAGAATTTAAAAATTACTTGGGTGACGTTTCACGGAACTTATGACTTAGCTTATTTGTTGACCTTGATCATGCAATCAAAGTTACCAAACGACTTGACCACTTTCATTCGTCTCCTAAACTACTATTTTGGAGTTTGCGTGTATGATTTGAAGGTAATGTTGAAGTTTCAAGGTTTGCATGGCGGTTTAAAGAGGATGGCTGAGATACTTGGAGTTGATCGTGTTGCTGGAAATCATCATCAAGCTGGTTCAGATAGCTTATTGACAATGCAGATGTTTATGAAAGCCAAAGACAAGTACTTCAGTGGCAACAATCTCAACAAACTGAGCCACTTCACTTACATGCTGTTTGGATTGAACCTCAAATCCGCGAGTACAATTTTTGCCCCGTACATGCCTGTGATCCTAAACCATCAGTACCATTACTTTTATTAG